In a single window of the Candidatus Poribacteria bacterium genome:
- a CDS encoding sigma-70 family RNA polymerase sigma factor has protein sequence MLTLDEKHLIECTQAGDPEAFSPLVDKYHSRLYTHITRRVTNAGVAKDLTQETWLKAFRAIHTFRGTSAFSSWLYRIAENVCIDYFRRQKHDTEPLHLIEERRVTQIHPCPSRDRVYNS, from the coding sequence AAAACATCTGATTGAATGCACGCAAGCCGGCGACCCTGAAGCTTTCAGTCCACTGGTAGACAAATACCACTCCCGCCTGTATACCCACATCACGCGCCGTGTCACGAATGCGGGGGTTGCCAAAGACCTCACACAAGAGACCTGGTTAAAGGCGTTCCGAGCCATCCACACGTTCCGAGGGACATCGGCGTTCTCTTCGTGGCTTTACCGTATTGCGGAAAATGTCTGCATCGACTATTTTCGCAGGCAAAAACACGACACAGAACCGCTGCATCTGATTGAGGAACGTCGAGTCACACAAATACACCCGTGTCCGAGTCGTGACAGGGTATATAATTCTTAA